A genomic segment from Phalacrocorax aristotelis chromosome 16, bGulAri2.1, whole genome shotgun sequence encodes:
- the NAT9 gene encoding alpha/beta-tubulin-N-acetyltransferase 9, with translation MRGRAARQREQPLRAPEVLQGVLPQPLASLEARSGVLGLCLNTEAMKINQNTVLQGKRVTLVPYTSAHVPRYHEWMQSEELQRLTASEPLSLEQEYEMQRSWRDDADKCTFIVLDTERWSGQACADEDCMVGDVNLFLTDTEDPTTGEIEIMIAEPSYRGRGFGKEATLMMMSYGVRKLGLTKFEAKIGQENEASICMFKKLHFKEVAVNSVFQEVTLRLDVSDQERRWLLEQTNHVEEKSYVELKLPAGVLET, from the exons ATGCGCGGGAGGGCGGCGCGGCAG CGAGAGCAGCCGCTGCGGGCTCCCGAAGTGCTCCAGGGAGTGCTGCCCCAGCCCTTGGCCTCGCTGGAGGCACGGAGCGGTGTGCTGGGTCTCTGTCTCAACACAGAGGCCATGAAGATTAACCAGAACACTGTCCTGCAAGGAAAGAGGGTGACCTTGGTGCCATACACTTCTGCACATGTGCCCCG GTACCACGAGTGGATGCAGTCAGAGGAGCTGCAGCGCCTGACCGCCTCTGAACCACTCAGCCTGGAGCAGGAGTACGAGATGCAGCGCAGCTGGCGGGATGACGCAGACA AGTGCACCTTCATTGTGCTGGACACGGAGCGGTGGTCCGGGCAGGCGTGTGCGGATGAGGACTGCATGGTGGGGGACGTGAATCTCTTCCTCACTGACACTGAGGATCCGACAACGGGCGAGATCGAAATTATGATTGCAG AGCCCAGCTACCGAGGCAGAGGGTTTGGCAAGGAGGCGACGCTGATGATGATGTCCTACG GAGTGAGGAAGCTGGGGCTCACTAAGTTTGAGGCTAAGATTGGTCAGGAAAATGAAGCCAGTATCTGTATGTTCAAAAAGCTTCACTTTAAGGAG GTTGCTGTGAACAGCGTTTTCCAAGAGGTGACGCTGAGGCTGGACGTCAGTGACCAGGAGAGACGATGGCTCCTGGAACAGACAAACCACGTGGAGGAGAAGAGCTATGTTGAACTgaagctgccagctggggtgcTGGAGACCTGA
- the NHERF1 gene encoding Na(+)/H(+) exchange regulatory cofactor NHE-RF1 — MSGSAGEAARLCRLQRGPEGYGFHLHGEKGKPGQFIRLVEAGSPAERAGLRAGDRLLEVDGENVERESHQQVVERIRAAAGAVSLLVVDPVADEQLQKRAGAGTEPPVGGEQVAPEPAEPAAREPSGGGQREELRPRLCCMKKGPNGYGFNLHSDKSRPGQYVRAVDPDSPAEAAGLAPQDRIIEVNGVCMEGKQHADVVAAIKAGGDETRLLVVDVLTDEFFKKCKVVPSEEHLAGPLPEPVANGDIGKENGGEPRSNSVSESPSSPGPLATSRSPSETRSEPNAREGDKRHSAPGSLLDLDIPLAVAKERAHQKRTSKRAPQMDWSKKNELFSNL; from the exons ATGAGCGGCAGCGCGGGCGAGGCGGCGCGACTCTGCCGCCTGCAGCGGGGCCCGGAGGGCTACGGCTTCCACCTGCACGGCGAGAAGGGCAAGCCGGGCCAGTTCATCCGGCTGGTGGAGGCGGGCTCGCCCGCGGAGCGTGCGGGGCTGCGGGCCGGGGACCGGCTGCTGGAGGTGGACGGCGAGAACGTGGAGCGGGAGAGCCACCAGCAGGTGGTGGAGCGGATCCGCGCCGCCGCCGGTGCCGTCAGCCTCCTCGTCGTCGATCCGGTGGCCGatgagcagctgcagaagcGGGCCGGAGCGGGTACCGAGCCCCCCGTGGGTGGCGAGCAGGTCGCCCCGGAGCCGGCGGAGCCCGCGGCGCGGGAACCCAGCGGCGGCGGCCAGCGG GAGGAGCTGCGGCCTCGGCTGTGCTGCATGAAGAAGGGCCCCAATGGCTACGGCTTCAACCTGCACAGTGACAAGAGCCGCCCGGGACAGTATGTGCGCGCCGTCGACCCCGACTCGCCGGCTGAGGCGGCGGGGCTGGCCCCCCAGGACCGCATCATCGAG GTGAACGGGGTGTGCATGGAGGGCAAGCAGCACGCCGATGTGGTGGCAGCCATCAAGGCGGGCGGTGACGAGACCAGGCTGCTGGTGGTGGATGTCCTCACGGATGAGTTCTTCAAGAAGTGCAAGGTGGTGCCCTCTGAGGAGCACCTGGCAG GTCCCTTGCCAGAACCAGTTGCCAATGGCGATATAGGGAAG GAAAATGGTGGAGAGCCACGGTCCAACTCGGTGTCCGAGAGCCCGTCCAGCCCTGGGCCGCTGGCCACGTCCCGCAGCCCTAGTGAGACCCGCAGCGAG CCCAATGCACGGGAGGGTGACAAGCGCCATTCAGCACCTGGCTCCCTCCTGGACCTTGACATCCCGCTGGCGGTGGCCAAGGAGCGGGCGCACCAGAAGCGCACCAGCAAGCGGGCGCCCCAGATGGACTGGAGCAAGAAAAACGAACTGTTCAGCAACCTGTGA